The window AGGAGGTCGGTAAGGCCGTAAGCGATCGATTCGGCAAGGTAATTTCTTCGTTCAAATATTATCGGATTGGGATTGACTCGTCCGTCATAGACTATCCTTGAACTCGGTGGTAACAACGCCGTCATTGTGGACAAGGATGCTGATCTTCCTCTCGCCCTTCAAAGCGTTCTCTTCGCTGCGGTAGGAACCGCAGGTCAGCGATGCACTTCTACTCGTCGTCTCATCCTACACAAGTCTATTGCGAAAGAGTTCCTTTCTAAGCTTCTCCCTGTCTACGATGCCCAAGCGCCCAGCCCTCATTTGATGGTGGGTGACCCTCTCCAGGCGTCTACCCTCATCGGTCCTCTTCACAACGATGTGGCCGTGAAGAAGTACGAGGAAACGCTTCAGGCTGTGACATCCCGCGGTGGTGAGATCCTTACACAGCGATCAGGCCGAATTAATGGTATGAACAAGGAGGTCGAGGGCGGTAACTGGGTTTGGCCTACTGTCGTCCGACCTAAGAAGGATGACCCCtgctggaaggaagaagtcttCGCCCCCATCCTCTACGTAACCGAATTCGAGACCCTTGAAGAGGCCATCGAAATCAACAACTCTGTGCCCCAAGGCCTTTCAAGTGCCCTATTCACGAGTGACCTCAAGTCTCTCGGCAAGTGGCTCGGTCCCGAAGGTTCTGACTGCGGTATCGTAAATGTCAACGTTGGTACCAGCGGTGCGGAAATCGGTGCTGGATTTGGTGGTAACAAGTCTACTGGTTGGGGACGAGAGTCTGGCGGTGACGCTTGGAAGCAATACGTGAGGTGGTCTGCTGCTACTGTCAACTATTCTAGCAAAGTCGCTCTTGCGCAAGGAGTTAGTTTTGGGATTGGCGCATAAGAAGCTTTCGGCCTCTGGAGATGTAGAAAGAGTGTAGCCATTGTATTATTTCAAAATTTCATGCATGTCATCATTTAGGATATTACAACTGCGGCCCGGGAGGTATGCTATGAATATGAATATTCTGCTCATTGAGCGATTTCCCAACCCAACCTCTTGCCAGTCCAGAAAGGCATCACCTCGACACCATCACCCCTGAATGTTCCCTTAACGAAaccttcattctccttcgtcctcctcaacGTCAACTCCTGTCCCTTCATGGCAGGCTCCCCATAGAAATTCCTTCCGTGTCCACTAACAAACCCCTCGAGCTTATCCAAAGCGCCGAAACTTTCCAAAAGGGTCGCAACAAGAGGGATTAAGATGGGGCTGGTGTACACACCGGCGGCACAAGCGCTCACAGCACCCTCATCAGTTAAAGCAGGGGCCTTGCTGGACAAGGGGTGGGGAGCACTGTCACTGCCCAAGAAGAACTTCTCGTTTCCACTCTTGATGGCGTCTTGAAGAGCCTTTCTATCCTTGGGCTCCTTGGCAAGAGGCTTGCAGAAGTGATGTGGTTGTGGAGCAACCTCGTCGATAGTAAGATAGAGGTGGTGAGCCGTGATGGTGCAGGCGACgttggaaggaagggaaacaACAGCCTCCACCGCAGCAGAGGTGGTAGCATGCTCAAGAACGATACGGAGCTTGGGGAAAGCGGTGGCGAGTTTCCGGAGGTGCTCGAGGAAGTGAACCTCAGCGTTAAGGATTGAGATGTTCTGTCCTCCATATGAGCTTATGTACATCGTATTCTCCAGATTGAGTGGTCCTTACCTTGTCAGCGTCGCTGGGGACTTCCCCGTGCAAGTTCAAGACCatgccttcctcctccataGCCTTGAATACGGGGTAGTAGACTTCGTAATCTTCGATGCCTGAACTGGAGTTGGTAGTGACTCCTCGAGGGTAGGACTTGACACCTGCATGGTAGAAAAAGATATAAGTACATCTGTTCGAGTGACCATACGCCTCGCACCCACCCTACGCCGTCGGCTGCCACTACAATATGAGGACTGACCTTTGATGCCCGCTTTCGCAGCTTTGCGAATCTCAGCAGGAGTTACATCAGGATGCAAGTAAAGGGTCATGAGCCACTGAACAGAGGgatcaatcttctcaaggTCGGCCTTGTAGGATACCACAGCATCGGTGGACGTAAGAGGTGGGACGAGGTTGGGCTGTTACAGATTACTATGAGCTGCTGCATCTTTATGTGTAACAAACCTCTTACCATTACATACGCGGTGCGAACACCGCCCTTGGCGACTTGTGGAGTGACGAGCTCGCACATCTTTCCTTGTCTCACATGGACATGGAagctgaaaagaaagaatcGGCGGTGTACGATACGGAACAAAGCGTTACTTACTCagcaggagaggaaaggacGATTTCTTGTGGCATTATCACGATATATATCAATGTtcgagaaagaaaagggcTTCCAAAAGACGACCAAGAGATGTTTTTAAGAAGACCGAAAGTCAAATAGCAGAACGGCCGCAAGGAAATAAAAATCTCGgtaataaaaaaaaaaattaaaaaaaattaaaaaaaaagaaacacaaaaaaaaaacacaaaaaataaataataataataataataataataataataataataataataataatagaaGTCTATATTACCTCCTTGCATTGGTCGACAGAGGCCCCTGTTGTATCGATCCATGTTATCAATGTAAGAACAATATATGGAGTCTACTTCAGCCCTGTCAAGACATACCAGCTTAACTCCAAGTCCTTTCCGTGTTCCATCGCCACCGCCAAGCCCTCATGATCAgtcctcctctccctaCTTCCCAATCGATGCCCCCAACAGGCTCAATTTTCCTACCGCGTTTCTTTTTGTCCCACATATCTGGGCTCTCTCCAAGCTTGGTCTCAATATGATAtctctccccttccaaTATGCTTTTTACCACATCCTTGGCGCTTCCTACACAGCCTTCTAGGAGTGGAATTCCAGGATATACGTACGATCCGGCCAAGTATATCAAAGCGTTCAGAGagtgaggttgaagaaggggtaGTGTCTCATGAGGATTTGATATAGCGAGCGCGCTATCAGAAGCCACGTAAATAATACGTTTAGCTATGAATCCGAGGGATGCTCACCGCTCCAGCTTGGACACCCTGAGCACCCGTTTAGAGCCTATGCTTATCACCGGATTCGTGGTTTGCAAAACGGGCTGACCATCACAGCTCTTCGGGTAGATGATCTGGGTAGCCATAGCGTAGATGCTGTCCGATGTGGGCTTGAAGTAaggcgatgatggggaagaatgTATTTCAGGCAACGAACAAGGTTCCAAAGGAAGGTAGAGATTTATGTCTCTCCGATCagcgagaggaggaagaattgaAGCGTCTGTATGATTGACGACGATGGTTTCCTAACACAGTCAGGTTATATATCTTGTTCAACAATAGTAGTACTTACCCTATACTTGACAGTCTGCAGCCCCTGGAccatcttcccaatccttctcctttccttttcttccccccAATGTTTGAGGCTTTTATCCAGATTTCGCAGAAGTTGCCCTGACACGCTTGCTTGAGTAGCCAATACAACCTTCTCTACTCTAAGGGTCTCCTCTGCTGTAGTTTTTAAGTCTTCTGCGGGTCTCAGCTTTATCCTTACCCCCCCTCCCAATGCATATTCTAACCCAacaacttcctccttcagACGTACATAGTCTGGCCCTTGGTCCTTTACTGGTGCCGCCAATAGTCTCGCGACATCCGCTGATGAGAAGCCATCTCCCAAGTGATAATGAGAAGTGCCCAAGGTAGTATGCACATATTCGAGTAGCAGACGAACAGGCATGGCCCAGACATCAGCTGCCGTCATCGTACCCACGGCTGAAAAGAGCGGTAAGACAATGGTTCCCATGAAATCCTCGAAAACGTTTCCCAGTGGCGTCCATGGATATAACCCTATGACCGGTATTCTAATTGGGCGGctcaagaaagaggagaggttgaTCGTGAATTCTCGAACTGTTAGTGTCGTGGACGAAAGAgacggaggaagaaagtCATGCCAAGCTGCGAAAGACAAGGCAATCAAGAGGAGGTAACAGAGCGCAATCCCGAATAATTTCATCAAGGCTCTGGCAAGCCTGGAAGGATCGGTAAAAGCCTCTGACGGTAGAGAAGGCATTGAGGCACCAGAGGCCCCGGAATGGATAAAATATGTTGattgagaggatgaaaaagagaaagtgTATTTCACGGGGACGACAGGCAGACCGAGATGGGTATACAGAGACAGGAGTTTGGGATAATAGCCTTTTAAGTGGTTTGTTCAGTACCATAGATATTTATTTGTCGAGACTAAATTAAATACCTCCTTGAAATCCACGCATAGGGACATCGATGATCCACTTTCGCTCCCGTGATTTGCCTCTCGCTGTTTTTGTCGAGGCCTGGTCCATTTCTATTGACTCAGAATAAAAGCCAAGGCTAGATGACTAAGAGTCAAGTTA of the Cryptococcus tetragattii IND107 chromosome 2, whole genome shotgun sequence genome contains:
- a CDS encoding dihydroorotase, homodimeric type, coding for MPQEIVLSSPADFHVHVRQGKMCELVTPQVAKGGVRTAYVMPNLVPPLTSTDAVVSYKADLEKIDPSVQWLMTLYLHPDVTPAEIRKAAKAGIKGVKSYPRGVTTNSSSGIEDYEVYYPVFKAMEEEGMVLNLHGEVPSDADKNISILNAEVHFLEHLRKLATAFPKLRIVLEHATTSAAVEAVVSLPSNVACTITAHHLYLTIDEVAPQPHHFCKPLAKEPKDRKALQDAIKSGNEKFFLGSDSAPHPLSSKAPALTDEGAVSACAAGVYTSPILIPLVATLLESFGALDKLEGFVSGHGRNFYGEPAMKGQELTLRRTKENEGFVKGTFRGDGVEVMPFWTGKRLGWEIAQ